A single region of the Bacteroidota bacterium genome encodes:
- a CDS encoding GspE/PulE family protein, with protein MPDVDITDKIGYTLLKKGIVDYETLEKSLHVRETEDKKTRRNLGQILVRDFNVDHDAVFREVASLYAFREIIIDDETLTSERIDFIKRFIDPLPDYYKDLLIHTKVLPLRFDEKQPDKLILVACDPTDRNIPAIAREFPVKKYEVCYCRLKDLQGLMEQVIQVENEFLKLLANADVDITSPDDESILDEEALENEISKSALVNLVEGILVEAVRQGSSDIHIIGKEGNRTEFYFRLDGSLRQWYVQENTMPEAIAAVVKDRSKNVDRFERETTQDGFIQRMIDGYQIRFRVSIMPIVGVDIKHKFESIVIRVLDNRKVITDLNKLGLQGPAKDYFYKAISKPQGIVILTGPTGSGKSTTLIAALHQVVDPTVNVLTVEEPVEYIIKGARQLKIGPKMDFDQAIRGILRHDPDIVLVGEMRDKITAEIAIKLANTGHLTFSTLHTNDAPSAVTRLYKMGVEPFLIAYAINIVVAQRLIRTLCGLCKRPMKLTDKDIEIYQKFGFTDQMLQQGTFFEPVGCDKCDQGWKGRAAIHEALYFSRDIQQIIVRSGQEIDENAIRQQAMKDGMWTLRRSGMERMMQGVTTLEEIVSTTIEE; from the coding sequence ATGCCCGACGTAGATATCACCGATAAAATCGGGTACACGCTGCTCAAGAAGGGCATCGTGGATTACGAGACGCTGGAGAAATCCCTCCACGTCAGGGAAACCGAGGACAAAAAGACCCGGCGGAATCTCGGCCAGATTCTCGTCAGGGATTTCAATGTCGATCACGACGCGGTCTTCCGCGAGGTGGCCTCGCTCTACGCGTTCCGGGAAATAATCATCGACGATGAGACCCTGACTTCCGAGCGGATTGATTTCATCAAGCGCTTCATCGACCCGCTCCCCGACTACTATAAAGACCTCCTGATCCACACGAAAGTTCTCCCGCTCCGGTTCGACGAAAAACAGCCCGACAAGCTGATCCTCGTCGCGTGCGATCCAACGGACCGCAACATCCCCGCCATCGCGAGGGAGTTCCCGGTCAAGAAATATGAGGTCTGTTACTGCCGGTTGAAGGACCTCCAGGGATTGATGGAGCAGGTGATCCAGGTCGAGAACGAATTCCTGAAACTCCTCGCCAACGCCGACGTCGACATCACCTCGCCCGACGACGAGTCCATCCTGGACGAGGAAGCCCTCGAAAACGAAATCAGCAAGAGCGCCCTCGTCAACCTCGTGGAGGGAATCCTCGTGGAGGCGGTCAGGCAGGGTTCGAGCGATATACACATCATCGGCAAGGAGGGAAACCGCACCGAGTTTTATTTCCGTCTGGACGGCAGCCTCCGCCAGTGGTACGTTCAGGAAAACACGATGCCCGAGGCGATCGCGGCGGTCGTGAAGGACCGTTCGAAAAACGTCGACCGGTTCGAACGGGAAACGACGCAGGACGGATTCATCCAGAGGATGATCGACGGGTACCAGATCCGGTTCCGCGTTTCGATCATGCCGATCGTCGGCGTGGACATCAAGCACAAGTTCGAAAGCATCGTCATCCGCGTTCTCGACAACCGGAAGGTGATCACCGACCTCAACAAGCTGGGTCTGCAGGGTCCGGCAAAGGACTACTTCTACAAGGCGATATCGAAGCCGCAGGGGATCGTCATCCTCACCGGTCCCACGGGAAGCGGAAAGAGCACCACGCTGATCGCGGCGCTTCACCAGGTGGTCGATCCGACGGTGAACGTGCTGACGGTCGAGGAGCCTGTGGAATACATCATCAAGGGCGCGCGCCAGCTGAAGATCGGTCCGAAAATGGATTTCGATCAGGCGATCAGGGGAATTTTGCGTCACGATCCCGATATTGTGCTCGTGGGTGAAATGCGCGATAAGATCACGGCAGAAATCGCCATCAAGCTCGCGAACACGGGACATCTCACCTTTTCGACGCTTCACACAAACGACGCTCCGAGCGCTGTGACGAGGTTGTACAAGATGGGTGTCGAGCCGTTCCTCATCGCCTATGCCATCAACATCGTCGTCGCCCAGCGGCTGATCCGGACCCTCTGCGGCCTCTGCAAGCGTCCGATGAAACTGACGGACAAGGATATCGAGATTTACCAGAAGTTCGGGTTTACCGATCAGATGCTGCAGCAAGGGACCTTCTTCGAGCCGGTCGGGTGCGACAAGTGCGACCAGGGCTGGAAAGGACGCGCGGCCATCCACGAGGCATTGTATTTTAGCAGGGATATCCAGCAGATCATCGTCCGTTCAGGCCAGGAAATCGACGAAAACGCCATCCGCCAGCAGGCGATGAAAGACGGCATGTGGACCTTGCGGCGCTCCGGTATGGAACGGATGATGCAGGGAGTCACGACGCTCGAAGAGATCGTCTCCACTACGATCGAAGAATAG